The Polynucleobacter sp. MWH-UH35A genomic interval TCAGCCAAAAGCTGAACGCCGATATAAAGAAGCAAAATAGCGCCAATGATCTTGAGGTAAGGCAAGGTCAGCAATTGAACAGCAGTAATTGTGAGGACTACACGCAAGATAATCGCTGCGGCACTACCCCAAAAAATGGCTTTTTTCTGCTGGGCTGGTGGCAAGTTACGTGATGCGAGAGCGATCACTACCGCGTTATCACCAGACAACAAAATGTTAGCCACAATAATTGATAGAAGCGCAGCCCAAAATGCTGGCCCTGAAAATACTGAAAAATCCATGATGTCTCCTACGTTTTTATATGTTTTATTTTTTACTACTGGGAACTACAAAAAAGGATGCTGAGTAAACAGCATCCTTTTCCTTATTGCTAATTACAACATGGCTTTCAACAAAGCAGCCATTTCTGATGGGTTCTTTGTTACTTTGAAGCCACACTCTTCCATAACGGCAAGCTTGGCATCCGCAGTATCAGCACCACCGGAGATCAAAGCACCTGCGTGACCCATACGTTTGCCTGGAGGCGCTGTAACGCCGGCAATAAAGCCAACCACTGGCTTTTTCATATTGTCTTTGCACCAACGAGCTGCTTCAGCTTCGTCTGGCCCACCGATTTCTCCGATCATGATCACAGCGTCAGTATCTGGATCTTCGTTAAACATTCTCATGATGTCGATATGCTTCAAGCCATTGATCGGGTCGCCACCAATACCAACTGCCGTAGATTGGCCCAAGCCAATAGCCGTCAATTGACCAACTGCTTCATAAGTCAAGGTACCAGAACGGCTCACAACACCAATGCGGCCTTTTTTATGAATATGGCCAGGCATGATGCCGATCTTGATTTCATCTGGAGTAATGATGCCTGGGCAGTTAGGGCCTAGCAATAAAGTTTTCTTGCCACCAGCAGCTTCTTTTGCATGCATCTTGTTACGCACTTCAAGCATGTCGCGCACTGGAATGCCTTCAGTAATACAGATCACGAAATCAAGGTCAGCTTCAACAGCTTCCCAGATTGCAGCTGCTGCACCTGGAGGCGGAACATAAATTACCGAAGTAGTCGCACCAGTCTGCTGGGCTGCCTCTTTAACGGTTGCATAAATTGGAATATTAAAAATAGACTCGCCAGCCTTCTTAGGATTTACGCCCGCAACAAAACAGTTTTTGCCGTTTGCGTATTCCTGACATTTTTCAGTATGGAACTGACCGGTCTTACCAGTAATACCTTGTGTAATGACTTTGGTGTTTTTATTGATCAAAATAGACATATTGAAATTCCTGGATTATTTGTTTTTGGCAACAGCAGCAACTACCTTGGTAGCAGCTTCAGCCATTGAATCGGCGCTAATAATTGGCAAACCAGAGTCTGCAAGAATTTTCTTGCCCAGCTCTTCGTTTGTGCCCTTCATACGCACAACCAAAGGTACTGTGAGGTTTACTGCTTTACATGCAGTAACCACGCCGTCAGCAATCACATCGCAACGCATAATGCCGCCAAAAATATTGACCAAGATAGCTTCAACACTCTTGTTTTTCAACATGATCTTGAATGCTTCAGTTACTTTTTCTGCTGTAGCACCACCGCCTACGTCTAAGAAGTTAGCTGGCTCGCCACCGAACAACTTAATCGTGTCCATGGTAGCCATCGCCAAGCCTGCACCGTTTACTAAACAGCCGATATTGCCGTCCAATGAGATGTAAGCAAGATCAAATTTTGAAGCTTCGATTTCAGCAGGATCTTCTTCGTCGATATCGCGATAAGCAACGATTTCTGGATGACGGAACAATGCATTTGGATCAAAGTTGAACTTTGCATCCAAAGCCTTAATCTTGCCGTTGCCCTCAAGAATCAATGGGTTGATTTCAACCAAGGAAGCGTCCGTATCCCAGTAAGTCTTGTACAAGTTTTTAAATACATCACGAGCCATAGGAATAGACGCATCAGGAACGCCAATACCTTTTGCAACGATGTCGCAATCTGCATCTGTCAAACCAATCAATGGATCAACAAACACTTTAATAATTTTCTCTGGATGAGTTTCTGCTACCTCCTCAATATCCATACCGCCTTCGCTGGAGGCCATGATCACATTCTTCTGCGTGCCACGGTCTGTAACGATACTGAAGTAGTACTCTTTTTTGATATCAGCACCATCTTCAATCAAGAGACGATTTACTTTTTGACCCTCTGGTCCGGTTTGATGTGTCTTGAGCTGCATGCCCAAAATTTCTGAAGCATATTTCTTCACTTCGTCCATGCTTTTAGCCAGTTTCACGCCGCCGCCCTTACCGCGACCACCAGCATGAATCTGTGCCTTCACAACCCATACTGGGCCACCTAATTTTTCAGCAGCTTTCACCGCCTCATCAACACTGAATGCAGGAATGCCGTTAGGAACTGGCACATTAAATTGGCGAAGAAGTTCTTTGCCTTGGTACTCGTGAATTTTCATAATTACTCCGAAACGGTATCTTTTTTAGCAAGCGATGAGGATTTATTAAACCGATGTTGCCTTGATCCCATGCTTACTCGAGAAATAGCTAAATTAGCCAAATTTGAATAAATGTGAGCGGCTTGACCGACTTCATAAGTCTATCATGTTGCAATGCCGCAAATCGTGTTTTCCGATCCGTAATTGCCCTAATCGGGGGTCTGACCACTAATCACCTTGGCGACCACTTCAGAGCCAAAACCCTTGGATGCTAGAAACCGATACTGTCTTGCTTTTTCCTTTTGGTCCTGGGGGCAAACACCGTATTTCCTGGTCCAGAGATCAAAAGCCCTCTGAAACTCAGTCTCTTTAAGAGTCCCAAGAAGTTTGGATGACTGCTTGGAATCCACGCCAGCCCTTTCGAGCTCATCGGCGATCTTACGCATCCCATAGCGCTCACTACGCCTTCGAACCAGAGCCTCAGCAAAGCGCTCGTCGGATAACCAACCTCTGGCCTCAAAGTCGTCCAAGACAGCCTCAATTTGAGAATGCCTGGACTCTGGAGTTTGCTCTGCCTGTTCACAACCTAACTTGCCCCATCTAACCTCGGATTCAGCTAATTTGGCAGCCAAGCCCTTGCGGCTATATTCTCGCTGCGACAAAAGGCGCAAAGCCCGAGCTTTAAGACTCGGGCTTTGCTTCACTTTCTGATTACCGCTCGGATCTGACATTGAATTACTCAACGCACTTATTCGACTTCTTCCTCGCTCAGCACATCAGTCACCACTGCTGAACCAGATTTAACGCCCAATTTCTCACGAATCTTTGCTTCAATATCTTTAGCAATGGCTGGATTCCCTTTTAAAAACTCACGCACATTGTCTTTGCCCTGACCAATACGCTCACCGTTGTAGCTATACCAAGAGCCTGACTTCTCAACGAGATCAGCTTCGACACCCATATCAATAATTTCGCCCTCCCTGGAAATACCAGCGCCGTACATGATGTCAAAAATCGCTTCGCGGAACGGAGGAGAGACCTTGTTTTTCACAACCTTCACACGGGTTTCATTACCAACAACCTCATCGCCCTTTTTGATGCTACCGATGCGACGGATGTCTAAACGCATAGAGGCATAGAACTTCAGCGCATTACCACCAGTAGTGGTTTCTGGAGAGCCAAACATTACGCCAATCTTCATACGAATTTGGTTAATGAAGATCACAGTAGTATTAGTGCGCTTGATAGCACCAGTCAACTTACGTAAAGCTTGGCTCATCAAACGCGCTTGTAGGCCCGGCAATGAATCGCCCATATCGCCTTCAATCTCAGCTCTTGGAACCAAAGCGGCAACAGAATCGATTACGATCAAATCAATCGAGCCTGAGCGTACCAAAGCATCTGCAATTTCTAGAGCTTGCTCACCGGTATCAGGCTGAGAGATCAGCAAATTATTTACATCGACCCCCAGCTTTCCGGCGTATTGCACATCTAAGGCATGTTCTGCGTCAATAAATGCGCAAGTCCCACCAAGCTTTTGCATTTCTGCAATAGCGTGCAATGTGAGTGTTGTTTTGCCAGAAGATTCTGGGCCGTAGATTTCAATCACACGGCCGCGTGCCAGACCACCAACCCCAAGAGCTATATCTAATCCAAGTGAACCACTAGAAACTACCTGAATATCTTCACTAATTTCAGCATCGCCCAATCTCATGATTGAGCCTTTGCCAAATTGCTTTTCAATTTGTGCCAGCGCTGCTGTTAATGCTTTTTGCTTGTCTCCGCTCATCCCTTCAAATTCTGAAGAGGCTGATTTTCTTTTGTCATCCAAGGCCATTTTTATTCCCTTTTCGCTATGTATTGGGCTTTTTCCCGAAGTTTTATCTACTGTGTAACAACTTAGGAGTTACTGTATATAAAAACAGTAGTATTTGCAAGCGACTTTTAAACTGAATTTACGGATTTTTTACTAAGCTGCGTATGATTAGCTCGATCCCAATAGAAAAAGAGGGGAATTGCCATGGCCCAGACCACCCCAACGAAGATAAATCCAGTGATTTGACCGCCTGCACCCCATCCTCCAGCACCCATCCGGATGCCAGCTTCATAAGACATGGGGCCGGCAATACCCCCTAAAACAGCCCCTAGAACGGGCCTACCCCGCAACCAAGTCATGGATCCATTGATGGTGGTGGCAACCAAAACCCATAAAACCCACATCCAGAGAGGCGATAAATAAGGTGACGGCCAGTCATCCCGAAAATCGAGGTAACCCAAATGCATGATGAGGGTGTCAGCCACAAGGCCAAAGATAAAGGCTTTAAATAAAAGGTTAATTTCTGTTTTGGGATTAGGCGAACGCCAAGCGTGGAAAGCAATATAGATCAAAGTAAGCACTACCGCCCAAAACACCTCTCTATTGGCGGCGCCCAGCACACAGGCAAACCAACCAAGCTGGAAAATAACAAAGTTCCAAAATTTAGCCATACCCAGCACCCTAAGAAAAAAGGCCACTGCCGAGGGGCAATGGCCTTTAGATTTGGTGGCGAATCAGGGATTTGAACCCCGGACCTGCGGATTATGATTCCGTCGCTCTAACCAGCTGAGCTAATTCGCCGAAGGTGTGATTGTAGCAAATCCGCCCCACATTCTGCTTGACGCTGGGGCAAATGCTATTTCCTATGTGTTTTAACTGTAGCTAACTCTGCCTAATCGTGCAACCGTGTAGTTCTACGGTGCTTAATCCTGTTTAAGGGTGTTTAACCCTACTTCGCTTTTCCTGCTTACGCAGAAACTGCTTTTTGTAAATTTTGCTGTGCTTTGGTAATTTTTTGACGCTTACGTTCGCTGTCTAACGCTTTACTGACATTATCTTTCTGTCGCTTTAATGCATCCAAGCGTGCCTGTTGCGGAGTAAGCGGCTTAATTGGTTGAATTTCGTTAATCCTCATATAGTATTTAGCGAAAGACACTTTGAAAGAATTTATGACTGTTGGCGTTGATTTGCTACTAAAAGCAGGCTCTGTAGTATTGACTACAGTTTTAGCGGTTGTTATCAAAAAAATATTGGAAGACAAGCCCAAGCTAATAACCTATTTAGTTCACGCCTCAGCAATCCCCTTAAATATCCAATCGCCATCACCTCAGCAAACATCACAAGTCAATATTCATACTTTTGTCGTTAAAAATACAGGGAGAGTCTCAGCAAAGAATGTTCGGATTGGACATAACTATCTTCCCAATAGCTTTCAAGTCTTTCCACAGGTTAATTATCAAATTCTTAACAACGCTAATGACTCAGCGGAAATTCTTATTCCAGTCCTTGTGGCTGGAGAAGAGATTGCTATCTCTTATCTTTACTTCCCTCCCACTCTATATACAAATATCAATTCATACACAAAATCAGATGAGGGATTTGCGAAGATGGTTACCACCATACCCATTCCCCAACCAACTAGACTGGCAAAAATAGTGGTGCTGGGGTTAATGTTTGTTGGTGCTTCCTCAATACTGTATTGGATTGCAAGTTACTTTTTTGCGCCATACCTTAGCGAGTTAATTGCATAGGTGGCGATACAACATTGTTGGCGCCGTACTGTTGCTGAACTAACTTGTAAGCATAGTTGGGATTTTCTGCAAACACGATGGTGCTCATTACTACCCCACCGACTTTAACGATTGCTTTGTATTGATGCATATGAGTATTTATACGGTGTCGTTTTAAACGACACCAATTGCTTAGATAAGCACCTTCAAAATTACATCCCGCTTTTGCTCAAGCGTATAACCCACAGTCCCGTAAGTATTAAATTCACTTCCCCCACTGCTGTGCCCAGTAATACTCTCAGCGAGGCGTGTGGGTATGTCATTCCTTGCCTTCATCCTATCAATGATTGCGTGTCTAAACATATGACTTTTAAAGTCAAACTCCTTTAGTGTTTTCTTAATGATTTGCGAACAACTACTGTTGCCGTTATCCCTTGCGTAGTGCGGTACAAACCATTCGCTATTTTTCTTCTTTGCAATCTTGTATAACTCCTTTGCGGCATCTAATGAAACTCCACAAAGTGGTACAGCACGAATGCTTGATTTTGTTTTTCTGTCACTCAACGCATTTCGCCTTATCCATAAGTGCGGAATATCGTGCTCTAAAACACAATCCTCCAATCTTGCAAATAGTGGTTCTGACAACCTAAAACCCGTATTAAGCTGAATGAGTGCTACTAACTTATGTGGTGTTGAGTTTCTTAATAAGCATTCTTTGACTTGATGAATGAGTTGCGTCGTAATAATTGGCATTGGACGCTTGTTATCACCTTCCCCCCTAATCTTTAATGCTCTAAATGGACTTAGCCTATCTATGTCCAAATGCTTAAATGCCATATTCAGCATTGCGT includes:
- the recX gene encoding recombination regulator RecX; amino-acid sequence: MSDPSGNQKVKQSPSLKARALRLLSQREYSRKGLAAKLAESEVRWGKLGCEQAEQTPESRHSQIEAVLDDFEARGWLSDERFAEALVRRRSERYGMRKIADELERAGVDSKQSSKLLGTLKETEFQRAFDLWTRKYGVCPQDQKEKARQYRFLASKGFGSEVVAKVISGQTPD
- a CDS encoding DUF2878 domain-containing protein; the protein is MAKFWNFVIFQLGWFACVLGAANREVFWAVVLTLIYIAFHAWRSPNPKTEINLLFKAFIFGLVADTLIMHLGYLDFRDDWPSPYLSPLWMWVLWVLVATTINGSMTWLRGRPVLGAVLGGIAGPMSYEAGIRMGAGGWGAGGQITGFIFVGVVWAMAIPLFFYWDRANHTQLSKKSVNSV
- the sucD gene encoding succinate--CoA ligase subunit alpha, which gives rise to MSILINKNTKVITQGITGKTGQFHTEKCQEYANGKNCFVAGVNPKKAGESIFNIPIYATVKEAAQQTGATTSVIYVPPPGAAAAIWEAVEADLDFVICITEGIPVRDMLEVRNKMHAKEAAGGKKTLLLGPNCPGIITPDEIKIGIMPGHIHKKGRIGVVSRSGTLTYEAVGQLTAIGLGQSTAVGIGGDPINGLKHIDIMRMFNEDPDTDAVIMIGEIGGPDEAEAARWCKDNMKKPVVGFIAGVTAPPGKRMGHAGALISGGADTADAKLAVMEECGFKVTKNPSEMAALLKAML
- the recA gene encoding recombinase RecA, encoding MALDDKRKSASSEFEGMSGDKQKALTAALAQIEKQFGKGSIMRLGDAEISEDIQVVSSGSLGLDIALGVGGLARGRVIEIYGPESSGKTTLTLHAIAEMQKLGGTCAFIDAEHALDVQYAGKLGVDVNNLLISQPDTGEQALEIADALVRSGSIDLIVIDSVAALVPRAEIEGDMGDSLPGLQARLMSQALRKLTGAIKRTNTTVIFINQIRMKIGVMFGSPETTTGGNALKFYASMRLDIRRIGSIKKGDEVVGNETRVKVVKNKVSPPFREAIFDIMYGAGISREGEIIDMGVEADLVEKSGSWYSYNGERIGQGKDNVREFLKGNPAIAKDIEAKIREKLGVKSGSAVVTDVLSEEEVE
- the sucC gene encoding ADP-forming succinate--CoA ligase subunit beta — translated: MKIHEYQGKELLRQFNVPVPNGIPAFSVDEAVKAAEKLGGPVWVVKAQIHAGGRGKGGGVKLAKSMDEVKKYASEILGMQLKTHQTGPEGQKVNRLLIEDGADIKKEYYFSIVTDRGTQKNVIMASSEGGMDIEEVAETHPEKIIKVFVDPLIGLTDADCDIVAKGIGVPDASIPMARDVFKNLYKTYWDTDASLVEINPLILEGNGKIKALDAKFNFDPNALFRHPEIVAYRDIDEEDPAEIEASKFDLAYISLDGNIGCLVNGAGLAMATMDTIKLFGGEPANFLDVGGGATAEKVTEAFKIMLKNKSVEAILVNIFGGIMRCDVIADGVVTACKAVNLTVPLVVRMKGTNEELGKKILADSGLPIISADSMAEAATKVVAAVAKNK
- a CDS encoding tyrosine-type recombinase/integrase, whose translation is MRAIVIKPHPIVFDKIERLINVNGMNFEEEFLAKVISEHLAKQKNGKLPTITDAFQIYMNEATSSHRPTFVKHANYHFRSFKDFFGDLTLDELKHWHITEYRDYQLARGLSPTSVRKHNNTLNAMLNMAFKHLDIDRLSPFRALKIRGEGDNKRPMPIITTQLIHQVKECLLRNSTPHKLVALIQLNTGFRLSEPLFARLEDCVLEHDIPHLWIRRNALSDRKTKSSIRAVPLCGVSLDAAKELYKIAKKKNSEWFVPHYARDNGNSSCSQIIKKTLKEFDFKSHMFRHAIIDRMKARNDIPTRLAESITGHSSGGSEFNTYGTVGYTLEQKRDVILKVLI